A genome region from Elusimicrobiota bacterium includes the following:
- a CDS encoding MBL fold metallo-hydrolase translates to MSCIIEGIEKTILFDVGGMGTILLSNMEKLRIDPKQVDVIVLSHIHDDHIGGIWDFLEKNNDVIVYLPESFPEGFKHDVEKMCQKVISVKNPVKLLENVYSTGELGTLIKEQSLVLNTEKGIIVITGCAHPGIVNIVKEAIKITKNNNVYLVLGGFHLIAYSENEIEEIIKDLKKLEVKMVGPSHCTGDRPIELFREAWGKDFFDLGCGAKIKIKVDLKNGYKFIFYR, encoded by the coding sequence ATGTCTTGTATTATTGAAGGTATAGAGAAAACGATACTCTTTGATGTTGGTGGTATGGGTACTATTCTTTTGTCTAATATGGAAAAATTAAGAATCGACCCAAAACAAGTTGATGTAATAGTGCTGTCTCATATTCACGATGACCATATTGGTGGAATATGGGACTTCTTAGAAAAAAATAATGATGTCATAGTTTATTTACCAGAATCTTTTCCAGAAGGATTTAAACATGACGTGGAGAAAATGTGTCAAAAAGTTATCTCTGTCAAAAATCCTGTAAAGCTACTTGAAAATGTTTATTCTACAGGTGAATTAGGTACATTGATAAAAGAACAGTCATTAGTATTGAATACAGAAAAAGGAATTATTGTAATCACTGGTTGTGCTCATCCGGGAATAGTAAATATAGTCAAGGAAGCAATAAAAATTACGAAAAACAATAATGTATATTTAGTTCTTGGTGGATTTCATCTGATAGCGTATAGTGAAAATGAAATCGAAGAGATAATTAAAGACTTAAAAAAACTTGAGGTTAAAATGGTCGGTCCCTCTCATTGCACTGGAGACAGACCTATAGAATTATTTAGAGAAGCTTGGGGCAAAGATTTCTTTGATCTTGGTTGTGGTGCAAAAATTAAAATAAAAGTCGACCTGAAAAACGGCTATAAATTTATATTTTACCGATAA